A genomic stretch from Rhabdothermincola salaria includes:
- the trxB gene encoding thioredoxin-disulfide reductase encodes MPDSPDVRNVIIIGSGPAGLTAAIYTARANLEPLLIEGEPSSTSDQPGGQLMLTTEVENFPGWPDGIMGPELMMRFREQATRFGTEILTRKVSRVDLSSRPFGVWVGDPDTAEPTYRAKVVIVSTGAQSLMLGLPEESRLLGHGLSTCATCDGFFFRDHDIAVVGGGDSALEEALFLTKFARSVTLVHRRDELRASKIMQDRAFANDKIRFQWNSVVTKIEGESTVEGLLVRDTVTGDESRLDVSGVFVAIGHKPNTDLFKGQLHMEDNGYLVTHDGSHTDVDGVFACGDVQDQIYRQAITAAGSGCMAAIDAERWLEANDAH; translated from the coding sequence ATGCCCGACAGCCCCGACGTGCGCAACGTCATCATCATCGGCTCCGGCCCCGCCGGGCTCACCGCCGCGATCTACACCGCGAGGGCCAACCTCGAGCCGCTGCTCATCGAGGGCGAGCCGTCCTCGACCAGCGACCAGCCGGGTGGCCAGCTGATGCTGACCACCGAGGTGGAGAACTTCCCCGGGTGGCCCGACGGCATCATGGGACCCGAGCTGATGATGCGGTTCCGCGAGCAGGCCACCCGCTTCGGCACCGAGATCCTCACCCGCAAGGTCAGCCGGGTCGACCTCTCCAGCCGCCCGTTCGGGGTCTGGGTCGGCGATCCCGACACCGCCGAGCCCACCTACCGGGCCAAGGTCGTCATCGTCTCCACCGGCGCCCAGTCCCTCATGCTCGGGCTGCCCGAGGAGAGCCGACTGCTCGGCCACGGCCTCTCGACCTGCGCCACCTGCGACGGCTTCTTCTTCCGTGACCACGACATCGCCGTGGTGGGCGGCGGCGACTCCGCTCTCGAGGAAGCCCTGTTCCTCACCAAGTTCGCCCGCTCCGTCACGCTCGTGCACCGCCGCGACGAGCTGCGCGCCTCCAAGATCATGCAGGACCGCGCCTTCGCCAACGACAAGATCCGCTTCCAGTGGAACAGCGTCGTGACCAAGATCGAAGGTGAGAGCACGGTCGAGGGCCTGTTGGTCCGCGACACCGTCACCGGCGACGAATCCCGTCTCGACGTCAGCGGGGTGTTCGTCGCCATCGGCCACAAGCCGAACACCGACCTGTTCAAGGGCCAGCTCCACATGGAGGACAACGGCTACCTCGTCACCCACGACGGCAGCCACACCGACGTCGACGGCGTCTTCGCCTGCGGCGACGTGCAGGACCAGATCTACCGTCAGGCCATCACCGCAGCCGGATCCGGCTGCATGGCCGCCATCGACGCCGAGCGCTGGCTCGAGGCCAACGACGCCCACTGA
- a CDS encoding peptidoglycan-binding protein, protein MSRSGPTPGPPVIVVDDPLGPGAEGPAVRDVQQRLHLTGITVDRGELGIFGPSTQHAIEAFQEQRGLLVTGLCDDATWHALVEAGYRLGDRLIYLRSPMLRGDDVQALQLGLGALGFDAGRVDGIFGPQTESALRQFQRNQGLTTDGVCGPEVGAALARLGGRTTSDSVAGVRERERLRAAPPQLERRRIVIGQHGGLDVLASAIGRLLHDEGAVVAVLHHPDPSTQAREANAFDADLYIGLELLAHAECRTAFYATEGFRSVGGAQLAELLTERLPGVAGIDESRASGLRLPILRETRMPAVVCFLGPAPVVVERSSMVASTIVEAVRSWVTEPVEGS, encoded by the coding sequence CTGAGCCGCTCGGGCCCCACACCCGGACCACCTGTCATCGTCGTCGATGATCCTCTCGGCCCCGGTGCGGAGGGCCCCGCTGTCCGTGATGTTCAGCAACGCTTGCACCTGACAGGCATCACTGTCGATCGGGGCGAGCTGGGGATCTTCGGACCGAGCACGCAACACGCCATCGAGGCTTTCCAGGAGCAGCGAGGTCTGCTCGTCACCGGCCTGTGCGACGACGCCACCTGGCACGCCTTGGTCGAAGCGGGCTACCGGCTGGGCGACCGTCTCATCTACCTGCGCAGCCCCATGCTGCGCGGCGACGACGTCCAGGCCCTCCAGCTCGGCCTCGGCGCCCTCGGCTTCGACGCCGGGCGCGTCGACGGCATCTTCGGCCCCCAGACCGAGAGCGCCCTGCGTCAGTTCCAGCGCAACCAGGGCCTCACCACCGACGGGGTGTGCGGTCCCGAGGTGGGCGCCGCGCTCGCCCGGCTCGGGGGCCGCACCACTTCCGACAGCGTGGCGGGCGTGCGCGAGCGCGAGCGGCTCCGGGCGGCACCACCACAGCTCGAGCGACGCCGGATCGTCATCGGTCAGCACGGCGGCCTCGACGTGCTCGCCTCCGCCATCGGTCGGCTCCTGCACGACGAAGGGGCCGTGGTGGCCGTGCTGCACCACCCCGATCCGTCCACCCAGGCGCGCGAGGCCAACGCCTTCGACGCCGACTTGTACATCGGCCTCGAGCTCCTCGCCCACGCCGAGTGCCGCACCGCCTTCTACGCCACCGAGGGCTTCCGTTCGGTCGGCGGGGCCCAGCTGGCCGAGCTCCTCACCGAACGTCTCCCCGGCGTCGCTGGGATCGACGAGAGCCGGGCCTCGGGGCTGCGCCTGCCCATCCTGCGCGAGACGCGCATGCCCGCGGTCGTGTGCTTCCTGGGCCCCGCTCCGGTGGTGGTGGAACGGTCCTCGATGGTGGCCTCGACGATCGTCGAGGCCGTCCGCAGCTGGGTCACCGAGCCGGTCGAGGGTTCATAG
- a CDS encoding 16S rRNA (guanine(527)-N(7))-methyltransferase RsmG — protein MPDVSVALRQALERARRLGVLGPTPIDEHLRHAHHFLDALGSGAGTLLDLGSGAGLPGLVIADMRPELTITLLDAQDKRVALLRQAVTAMGCGERVQVLHGRAEALAHEVDLRGTFDTVTARLFGPPAVVAECGAPFLAPQGRLLVSEPPGSGDRWPPEGLDRVGLVRDPRSSSQLTVLRSVQPCPTELPRRVGIPAKRPLF, from the coding sequence ATGCCCGACGTCAGCGTTGCCCTTCGCCAGGCCCTCGAGCGGGCTCGGCGCCTGGGTGTCCTCGGCCCCACCCCCATCGACGAGCACCTCCGCCACGCTCACCACTTCCTCGATGCCCTGGGCTCCGGGGCCGGAACCCTCCTGGATCTCGGGAGCGGGGCCGGGCTCCCGGGCCTGGTCATCGCCGACATGCGTCCGGAGCTGACCATCACCTTGCTCGATGCCCAGGACAAACGGGTGGCCCTCCTCCGTCAGGCGGTCACCGCTATGGGCTGCGGCGAGCGGGTGCAGGTGCTCCACGGCCGGGCCGAGGCGTTGGCTCACGAGGTCGATCTCCGAGGAACGTTCGACACCGTGACGGCCCGACTGTTCGGTCCTCCGGCGGTGGTGGCTGAGTGCGGAGCACCCTTCCTCGCCCCCCAGGGACGGCTGCTCGTCAGCGAGCCACCCGGATCCGGCGACCGATGGCCCCCGGAGGGCCTCGACCGTGTGGGCCTGGTTCGCGACCCCCGCTCGTCGTCACAGCTCACCGTGCTGCGCTCCGTCCAGCCCTGCCCCACCGAACTCCCCCGCCGGGTGGGGATCCCCGCCAAGCGCCCCCTCTTCTGA
- a CDS encoding DegV family protein, producing MAGVRIVTDSSCDLDEADTTALDIGVVPLSIRFGDDEYVDREELDVERFYSLMDSTGLLPETAAPSPGRFEQAFRDAQAAGADAVVCINLSSALSATMQSAQAAARALEGEVDVRVVDSRSITGGLGTMVLEAATMARDGADADAIVARVESMIPRTDIYGALNTLDNLKKGGRIGGAQHLLGSMLSVKPLIRIVDGAVEEAGKPRTRRRALETLRDKLYEAGEVESLSILHGEATDIDDFLDMISDRYPRDTIRLGKIGAVIGTHGGPAVIGICYLRS from the coding sequence ATGGCCGGAGTGCGCATCGTGACCGACAGCTCGTGCGACCTGGACGAGGCCGACACCACGGCGCTCGACATCGGCGTGGTGCCACTGAGCATCCGCTTCGGCGACGACGAGTACGTCGATCGCGAGGAGCTCGATGTCGAACGCTTCTACTCGCTCATGGACAGCACGGGCCTGCTCCCCGAGACCGCGGCCCCCTCGCCGGGCCGCTTCGAGCAGGCGTTCCGCGACGCCCAGGCCGCCGGCGCCGACGCTGTGGTCTGCATCAACCTCTCGAGCGCCCTCTCCGCCACCATGCAGTCGGCCCAGGCGGCGGCGCGCGCCCTCGAGGGCGAGGTCGACGTCCGGGTGGTCGACAGCCGGTCGATCACCGGCGGCCTCGGCACCATGGTCCTCGAGGCCGCCACCATGGCCCGCGACGGTGCCGACGCCGACGCCATCGTCGCCCGGGTCGAGAGCATGATCCCGCGCACCGACATCTACGGCGCCCTCAACACCCTCGACAACCTCAAGAAGGGCGGTCGCATCGGTGGGGCCCAGCACCTCCTCGGCTCGATGCTGTCGGTGAAGCCGCTCATCCGCATCGTCGACGGGGCCGTCGAGGAGGCCGGGAAGCCTCGCACCCGGCGCCGGGCCCTCGAGACGCTGCGCGACAAGCTCTACGAGGCCGGCGAGGTCGAGTCGCTGTCGATCCTGCACGGCGAGGCCACGGACATCGACGACTTCCTCGACATGATCTCCGACCGCTATCCGCGCGACACCATCCGCCTGGGCAAGATCGGTGCCGTCATCGGCACCCATGGCGGTCCCGCGGTCATCGGGATCTGCTATCTGCGGTCCTGA
- the jag gene encoding RNA-binding cell elongation regulator Jag/EloR has translation MEWVETTGKSLEEAKDAALDELGIADEDAEFEVLEEPKQGLFGRTRGEARVRARIRPTQPRPKVERRDRRKGKGRGGEGRSSRSASTGATETTTEAEETPDPAPVAADEPTPARPPRGRSSRGQSTKAAETPQGAPVSDTDRDVDIDTHTTIVTDFVTGLVDAFGAEGTVAAEKVDDDNVEVRVTGSDLGLLVGPKGATLAAVQELSRTVVHRQVPGTAAGRVRVDVAGYRQMRREALERFVQSIAEQVRESGVQKALEPMSPPDRKVVHDTVNEIDGVRTISEGEEPRRRVVIAPDD, from the coding sequence GTGGAGTGGGTCGAAACCACCGGGAAGTCACTGGAAGAAGCCAAGGACGCCGCCCTCGACGAGCTCGGCATCGCCGACGAGGACGCCGAGTTCGAGGTCCTCGAAGAGCCCAAGCAGGGCCTCTTCGGCCGTACCCGTGGGGAGGCCCGGGTCCGGGCCCGCATCCGCCCCACCCAACCCAGGCCCAAGGTCGAGCGACGTGACCGTCGCAAGGGCAAGGGGCGGGGCGGTGAGGGGCGCAGCAGCCGTTCGGCCTCGACCGGGGCCACCGAGACCACGACCGAGGCCGAGGAGACCCCCGACCCCGCTCCCGTCGCCGCGGACGAGCCCACCCCGGCTCGCCCGCCGCGCGGTCGGAGCTCCCGTGGTCAGTCCACCAAAGCCGCCGAAACCCCCCAGGGAGCTCCCGTGAGCGACACCGACCGAGACGTCGACATCGACACCCACACCACCATCGTGACCGACTTCGTCACCGGCCTCGTCGACGCGTTCGGGGCCGAGGGCACCGTCGCCGCCGAGAAGGTCGACGACGACAACGTCGAGGTCCGGGTCACCGGCAGCGACCTCGGCCTCCTGGTCGGGCCCAAGGGCGCCACCCTCGCGGCCGTCCAGGAGCTCTCCCGCACCGTGGTGCACCGCCAGGTGCCCGGTACCGCCGCGGGCCGGGTTCGCGTCGACGTCGCCGGCTATCGCCAGATGCGTCGTGAGGCCCTCGAGCGGTTCGTGCAGTCCATCGCCGAGCAGGTGCGGGAGTCAGGCGTGCAGAAGGCGTTGGAGCCCATGTCGCCCCCCGACCGCAAGGTCGTCCACGACACGGTGAACGAGATCGACGGCGTGCGAACGATCTCCGAGGGCGAGGAGCCCCGTCGTCGAGTCGTGATCGCCCCCGACGACTGA
- a CDS encoding protein kinase domain-containing protein: MSDAPALAPGRSLGGRYRLDAVLARGGMAEVWQATDQVLGRAVAVKILHPHLADDEGFRARFRSEAVSVARLVHPSIVAIYDTCNDDGTEAIVMELVRGRTLREFLDERGGRLDPVEVVHIGADVAAALTCAHRAGIVHRDMKPANILLSDDGRVLVTDFGIAKVLDQPDMTQTSTLLGTVKYLAPEQVEGAPVDARTDVYALGAVLYEALCGSPPFVGDNPAALALRRLQHDPPPLADRVRGVPPELDQAIRRALARRPDDRFARADDLRTALLAVRPEGDATVATHVDEGWATGASPATPPGPWDTVPATGPAPPAAGSRRPTAMVVSGVLVTLALVLVALLVARTDFGEDLLSRAPGAGPTAPSLVAVSGVTSFDPQGIGTPGEHEATVGNVIDAEPSTTWNTETYPNRAFGNLKTGVGIALTLPEARSLERIRVNSPSQDWAVEVYVSDAVAPTLAGWGEPIARADGVDGDVELDLGGATGAAVLVWITDLGTNDPLRVTVSDILLAG; the protein is encoded by the coding sequence GTGAGCGACGCGCCAGCGCTGGCTCCCGGGCGGTCGCTCGGTGGGCGGTACCGCCTCGACGCCGTCCTCGCCCGTGGCGGCATGGCGGAGGTCTGGCAGGCCACCGACCAGGTCCTCGGCCGCGCCGTGGCCGTCAAGATCCTCCATCCCCACCTCGCCGACGACGAGGGCTTCCGCGCCCGGTTCCGCTCCGAGGCAGTGTCGGTGGCCCGCTTGGTCCACCCGTCCATCGTGGCCATCTACGACACCTGCAACGACGACGGCACCGAAGCCATCGTGATGGAGCTGGTGCGGGGTCGCACGCTGCGCGAGTTCCTCGACGAACGGGGCGGGCGCCTCGACCCGGTCGAAGTGGTCCACATCGGCGCCGACGTCGCCGCCGCGCTGACCTGCGCCCACCGCGCCGGCATCGTGCACCGAGACATGAAGCCGGCCAACATCCTGCTGTCCGACGACGGTCGGGTGCTCGTCACCGACTTCGGCATCGCCAAGGTGCTCGACCAGCCCGACATGACCCAGACCTCGACCCTGCTGGGGACGGTGAAGTACCTGGCACCCGAGCAGGTCGAGGGGGCACCGGTCGACGCCCGAACCGACGTGTACGCCCTCGGCGCGGTGCTCTACGAGGCGCTGTGCGGATCGCCGCCGTTCGTCGGCGACAACCCCGCCGCCCTCGCCCTGCGCCGCCTGCAGCACGACCCCCCTCCCCTCGCGGATCGGGTGCGAGGTGTACCCCCCGAGCTCGACCAGGCGATCCGTCGGGCGCTCGCCCGTCGACCCGACGATCGCTTCGCCCGCGCCGACGACCTCCGCACCGCCCTGTTGGCCGTGCGCCCCGAGGGCGATGCCACCGTCGCCACCCACGTCGATGAAGGCTGGGCCACGGGCGCGTCCCCCGCCACCCCGCCGGGCCCCTGGGACACCGTCCCCGCCACGGGACCTGCACCCCCCGCGGCCGGCTCCCGGCGCCCCACCGCCATGGTCGTCAGCGGCGTGCTGGTCACCCTCGCCCTCGTCCTGGTGGCCCTGCTGGTGGCCCGCACCGACTTCGGGGAGGACCTGTTGTCGCGGGCACCCGGTGCCGGGCCCACCGCCCCCTCTCTCGTCGCGGTGAGCGGGGTCACGTCCTTCGACCCGCAGGGCATCGGCACGCCCGGCGAGCACGAGGCCACCGTCGGCAACGTGATCGACGCCGAACCCTCGACCACCTGGAACACCGAGACGTACCCCAACCGGGCCTTCGGCAACCTCAAGACCGGTGTGGGCATCGCCCTCACGCTCCCCGAGGCCCGCTCCCTCGAACGGATCCGGGTCAACAGCCCCAGCCAGGACTGGGCCGTCGAGGTGTACGTGAGCGACGCCGTCGCCCCCACCCTCGCCGGCTGGGGTGAGCCCATCGCGAGGGCCGACGGTGTGGATGGCGACGTCGAGCTCGACCTCGGAGGGGCCACCGGAGCCGCTGTGCTGGTGTGGATCACCGACCTCGGCACGAACGACCCGTTGCGGGTGACGGTCTCCGACATCCTGCTGGCGGGTTGA
- a CDS encoding ParA family protein, which produces MDPDDTSATSRPASGPPDGAAPAADTGPSDVPAQAPVAPVAEPRSVEIPPELAAMGDVIEAGSPISQDRPFPRIIAVANQKGGVGKTTTTVNLGACLAELGYRTLLVDLDPQGNASTGLGINPRALEVSMYDVLLADTPLEDCIEGSSVRNLFVAPASLDLAGAEIELVPAFSRELKLRNALATVHDDYDFVFIDCPPSLGLLTVNALAAASEVLVPIQCEYYALEGLGQLLRNVDLVQKNLNTALEVSAIVLVMYDARTKLSDQVAAEVRAHFGDKVCRQIIPRTVRLSEAPSFGQPIITFDPSSRGAIAYRQLAKEVSGGTPKRIG; this is translated from the coding sequence ATGGATCCCGACGACACGTCTGCCACATCACGTCCTGCCTCGGGCCCACCCGACGGCGCTGCGCCCGCTGCCGACACCGGGCCCTCGGACGTCCCGGCACAGGCGCCCGTGGCCCCGGTTGCCGAGCCGCGCAGCGTCGAGATCCCCCCGGAGCTCGCGGCCATGGGCGATGTGATCGAGGCGGGTTCCCCCATCTCACAGGATCGCCCCTTCCCTCGGATCATCGCCGTGGCCAATCAGAAGGGTGGCGTGGGCAAGACCACGACCACGGTGAATCTCGGGGCCTGCCTGGCCGAGCTGGGCTACCGGACGTTGTTGGTCGACCTGGACCCTCAGGGCAACGCCTCCACCGGGCTCGGCATCAATCCCCGGGCTCTCGAGGTCTCGATGTACGACGTCCTCCTCGCCGACACCCCGCTCGAGGACTGCATCGAGGGCAGCTCGGTGCGCAACCTCTTCGTGGCCCCGGCGAGCCTCGACCTGGCCGGAGCGGAGATCGAGCTGGTGCCGGCGTTCAGCCGGGAGCTCAAGCTGCGCAACGCCCTGGCCACCGTGCACGACGACTACGACTTCGTCTTCATCGACTGCCCGCCCTCGCTCGGTCTGCTGACCGTGAACGCTCTCGCGGCCGCCAGTGAGGTCTTGGTCCCGATCCAGTGCGAGTACTACGCCCTCGAGGGCCTGGGGCAGCTGCTGCGCAACGTGGACCTGGTCCAGAAGAACCTGAACACCGCGCTGGAGGTCAGCGCCATCGTGCTGGTGATGTACGACGCCCGCACCAAGTTGTCCGACCAGGTGGCGGCGGAGGTCCGGGCCCACTTCGGCGACAAGGTCTGTCGTCAGATCATCCCCCGGACGGTGCGGCTGTCCGAGGCCCCGTCGTTCGGTCAGCCGATCATCACGTTCGATCCGAGTAGCCGGGGCGCCATCGCCTATCGGCAGTTGGCCAAGGAGGTCAGTGGTGGGACGCCGAAGCGGATTGGGTAA
- a CDS encoding sigma-70 family RNA polymerase sigma factor, with product MAAAREGDPRAMETLLRAHQPQVWALCRRLTGDDDDAADAAQEALIAIVRGLPRFDGRSALSTWVYRVATNAAVDELRRKRRRPLLRPAQTAHGGDPDDDAWDRPRDDSPDLDHRVSDRLDLDAALAQLPEAFRVPVVLRDVLGLDYAQIAQVLDLPAGTVRSRIARGRAALARTLRPTGDTDHGNQETGVDVEQDDHR from the coding sequence GTGGCCGCAGCCCGCGAGGGCGACCCCCGGGCGATGGAGACGCTGCTGCGCGCCCACCAACCACAGGTCTGGGCCCTCTGCCGACGACTCACCGGCGACGACGACGATGCCGCCGACGCCGCCCAGGAGGCCCTCATCGCCATCGTGCGGGGCCTACCCCGCTTCGACGGGCGCTCGGCGCTCTCCACGTGGGTCTACCGGGTCGCCACCAACGCCGCGGTCGACGAGCTGCGCCGGAAGCGACGACGCCCGCTGCTGCGACCGGCGCAGACCGCCCACGGCGGCGACCCCGACGACGATGCCTGGGATCGGCCTCGTGACGACTCGCCTGACCTCGACCACCGGGTGAGCGACCGCCTCGACCTCGACGCCGCCCTCGCCCAGCTCCCCGAGGCCTTCCGTGTCCCCGTCGTGCTGCGCGACGTCCTCGGCCTCGACTACGCCCAGATCGCCCAGGTGCTCGACCTCCCCGCCGGCACCGTCCGCTCACGCATCGCCCGGGGCCGCGCTGCGCTCGCCCGGACCCTTCGACCGACGGGTGACACCGATCACGGGAACCAGGAGACCGGGGTCGACGTCGAACAGGACGATCACCGATGA
- the trxA gene encoding thioredoxin — MSDTISNLTDTTFDEQIGSATEPVIVDFWAEWCGPCKMIAPILEEIASEQAGKLSVSKLNVDDNPDVARRYGVMSIPTMIVFKDGQEAARIVGAKGKGQLLEDLRPFL, encoded by the coding sequence ATGTCCGACACCATCTCCAACCTCACCGACACCACCTTCGATGAGCAGATCGGCTCCGCCACCGAGCCCGTGATCGTCGATTTCTGGGCCGAGTGGTGCGGTCCGTGCAAGATGATCGCCCCGATCCTCGAAGAGATCGCCTCCGAGCAGGCCGGCAAGCTCTCCGTGTCGAAGCTCAACGTCGACGACAACCCCGATGTGGCCCGCCGCTACGGCGTCATGAGCATCCCCACCATGATCGTGTTCAAGGACGGTCAGGAAGCGGCCCGCATCGTCGGGGCCAAGGGCAAGGGCCAGCTCCTCGAGGATCTGCGACCCTTCCTCTGA
- a CDS encoding ParB/RepB/Spo0J family partition protein: MGRRSGLGKGLGALIPTTATVEEEAQLHELPISQIEPNRYQPREYFDEEQLVSLAASIRAVGVLQPVLVRPAGPERYELIAGERRWRAARRAGLQTIPALVRQTEDVRSLEHALVENLHRADLNPLEEAAAYQQLIEEFDHTQEEVATRVGKSRSAVANTLRLLHLPATIQRLVQDGQLSAGHARALLGTPDRQFQEALAQRAVAERLTVRDVEEEVRRHQTETDDPATPPPTKAPAPVRPAAVLELEEMLANLLDTRVQVSVGAKRGRLVVEFATLEDLERIYRVMAEGPEGDGA; the protein is encoded by the coding sequence GTGGGACGCCGAAGCGGATTGGGTAAGGGGCTCGGGGCGCTGATCCCCACCACGGCCACGGTCGAAGAGGAAGCACAACTCCACGAGCTGCCGATCAGCCAGATCGAACCCAACCGGTACCAGCCACGCGAGTACTTCGACGAGGAGCAGCTGGTCAGCCTGGCGGCTTCCATCCGCGCTGTGGGGGTCCTGCAGCCGGTGCTGGTGCGACCCGCCGGCCCGGAGCGCTACGAGCTCATCGCCGGTGAGCGTCGATGGAGGGCCGCCCGCCGAGCAGGCCTGCAGACCATCCCCGCCCTCGTGCGCCAGACCGAGGACGTCCGCTCGCTCGAGCACGCCTTGGTCGAGAACCTCCACCGAGCCGACCTGAACCCCCTGGAGGAGGCGGCGGCCTACCAGCAGTTGATCGAGGAGTTCGATCACACCCAGGAGGAGGTGGCGACTCGGGTGGGCAAGAGCCGCTCCGCGGTGGCCAACACGCTGCGCCTCCTGCACCTACCGGCCACCATCCAGCGCCTGGTGCAGGACGGCCAGCTGTCGGCCGGCCATGCCCGGGCCCTGCTCGGCACGCCGGATCGGCAGTTCCAAGAGGCGTTGGCCCAGCGGGCGGTGGCGGAGCGCCTGACGGTTCGCGATGTGGAGGAGGAGGTGCGGCGTCACCAGACCGAGACCGACGATCCGGCGACGCCGCCCCCGACCAAGGCGCCGGCGCCGGTGCGCCCGGCCGCGGTGCTCGAGCTCGAGGAGATGCTGGCCAACCTGCTCGACACGCGTGTGCAGGTGTCGGTCGGCGCCAAGCGGGGGCGACTGGTCGTGGAGTTCGCCACCCTCGAGGATCTCGAGCGCATCTACCGGGTCATGGCCGAAGGCCCGGAGGGCGACGGCGCTTGA